One Spea bombifrons isolate aSpeBom1 chromosome 1, aSpeBom1.2.pri, whole genome shotgun sequence DNA window includes the following coding sequences:
- the LOC128492870 gene encoding disintegrin and metalloproteinase domain-containing protein 10-like → MHSLQYFPVFLITEILIVKAEGPVVTFEKKRPFLKYYERISYDTDALLQNHQRSKRATKEEEHVLQLKLFAYERKFELVLKKDSTVFADDFEIVSNEKTVPVDVSFIYTGALTDEKQSFCHGAIIEGHFEGFIETRNGTFYVEYEKNHNNATVDSYMYHESDIDYSLMKDAESFDLALQKYQLLEKMTRKAKVESPIRTKRSLDLTLTTCLLHIKADFFFYNRFKSIEKVISQIAAFIVSVNTIYDSVNFDGIKHVNFKVKMLNVIQDKDPSGNMDSAFIGPEKLLMLHSESNWNNYCLSYLLTNRDYNGVLGLAWNGRPGNSGGVCSKFDKFQDDLQTQYSLNTGVVTIQKYGQYLPPRLIHITLAHEFGHSLGSPHDGSEECAKFPITPDNKGNYLMFPYAMDGIQYNNDKFSPCSINYISNLLHVKMDQCFVESGCPSCGNQIVEDGEQCDVGFKDNDPCCYGAKLGDPLQCTLRPGKQCSFSQGLCCNHACSYKSKGELCQDEAECTFESYCTGVSAKCPKPSPKRNYTLCNFGTRICQNGICRQSVCLKYGLEQCDCNSDAMHEKCQLCCQYPGNPYSCKNTKSVELENLFNRTLIQLPPGTACGHRKGYCDKFHICRYVDADGPIARLRKSFLNLIELEDTASWMKARWWAILLIILTLAALMAGTVFIFGRTLDTGKGNKLKKQSRKVSSLQRNQAACYEKEFVASAYVQYETRM, encoded by the exons ATGCACTCGCTCCAGTATTTTCCTGTTTTCCTTATAACTGAAATCCTGATTGTGAAAGCTGAGGGCCCAG TGGTTACCTTTGAAAAGAAAAGACCGTTTCTGAAATACTATGAGCGAATATCATATGACACTGATGCCCTACTTCAGAATCATCAAAGATCAAAAAGAGCTACCAAAGAAGAGGAACATGTATTACAATTGAAACTTTTTGCATACGAAAG AAAATTTGAGCTGGTGCTGAAAAAAGATtcaacagtttttgctgatgatttTGAAATTGTGTCCAATGAAAAAACAGTGCCAGTAGACGTCTCTTTTATATACACGGGTGCACTCACAG ATGAAAAGCAATCATTCTGTCATGGGGCTATCATCGAAGGTCATTTTGAAGGATTTATTGAAACAAGAAATGGTACTTTCTATGTAGAATATGAGAAGAATCACAATAATGCCACAGTGGATTCATACATGTACCACGAATCAGATATCG actACTCTCTAATGAAAGATGCAGAATCTTTTGATTTGgctttacaaaaatatcagCTGTTGGAAAAAATGACAAGGAAAGCAAAG gtAGAATCTCCTATCAGGACCAAGAGAAGTTTGGATCTAACACTTACAACATGTCTACTTCATATAAAGGCAGATTTCTTTTTCTACAACAGATTTAAAAGTATAGAGAAAGTGATTTCACAG ATTGCAGCATTTATCGTGTCAGTAAATACAATTTATGACAGTGTAAACTTTGATGGTATCAAACATGTCAACTTTAAAGTGAAGATGTTAAAT GTAATCCAAGACAAAGACCCCTCTGGTAATATGGATTCTGCTTTTATTGGGCCAGAGAAGCTTCTAATGCTACACTCAGAATCTAACTGGAACAATTACTGCCTCTCATACCTATTAACAAACAGAGATTACAATGGGGTCCTTGGACTTGCTTGGAATGGAAGACCAG GTAATTCTGGTGGAGTATGTTCAAAATTTGACAAGTTTCAAGATGACCTACAAACACAGTACTCATTAAACACTGGGGTGGTAACAATCCAGAAGTATGGACAATATTTACCACCCAGGCTTATCCATATTACACTCGCACATGAGTTTGGCCACAGTTTGGGATCTCCG CATGATGGAAGTGAAGAATGTGCAAAGTTCCCAATCACTCCTGATAATAAAggaaattatttaatgtttcctTACGCCATGGATGGAATTCAGTACAATAATGATAAATTTTCCCCTTGTTCAATAAACTATATTTCAAATCTTCTGCATGTAAAAATGGATCAATGTTTTGTTG AGAGCGGTTGTCCAAGCTGCGGCAATCAGATTGTTGAAGATGGGGAACAATGTGATGTAGGTTTTAAGGATAATGACCCCTGCTGTTATGGTGCCAAGCTCGGAGATCCACTTCAGTGCACATTAAGACCTGGCAAACAGTGCAG TTTTAGCCAAGGACTGTGCTGCAATCATGCGTGTTCTTACAAATCAAAAGGAGAACTGTGTCAAGATGAAGCTGAATGTACATTTGAATCTTATTGCACTGGCGTATCTGCTAAATGTCCAAAACCATCCCCAAAAAGGAACTACACACTGTGCAACTTTGGAACAAGAATTTGCCAAAATggg ATATGCCGCCAGTCTGTGTGTCTCAAATATGGACTAGAGCAGTGTGACTGTAATAGTGACGCAATGCATGAGAAGTGTCAGCTATGCTGTCAATACCCAG GCAATCCATATTCCTGCAAGAACACAAAATCAGTGGAACTTGAGAATTTATTCAACAGAACTCTTATCCAGCTACCTCCAGGTACCGCGTGTGGACACAGGAAAGGCTACTGTGACAAGTTTCACATTTGTCGATATGTTGATGCAGACGGGCCTATTGCAAGACTGAGAAAATCCTTCCTAAACTTAATTGAGCTGGAAGATACTGCATCATGGATGAAG